Below is a genomic region from Falco naumanni isolate bFalNau1 chromosome 2, bFalNau1.pat, whole genome shotgun sequence.
gtggctgcaggggaaaaacACCTTGAACGGTCATTCAGAAAAACTTAACATGACCAGTGCCAgctacagctctgctgtgacCTGCACTTTCGCGCTTGTTAAAAGAATGACAAGGAAATGTGAAAACTCCAGCTACAAGCTGAaactcatttccattttttaaagccagaaatCTGGATTTAGATGCCAATCTCCAGAAGCTgataacaacaaaacaaagcaggtgGAGAGCTGCTGCCCTTGTATTTCAAGTGAGGAGTTGTAACTGACTTTGGCCTTCTACTTGAAAAAGCTTGCAATTGTgctaaaattttcctttctagtgctgctgcctctcctcccaTGCCCCCTGATACAGCTGAACCATAAGGTCTGTAGTAATGAAAGGCATCTTTTTACTCTGTCAACGCCATTGTTTATTTTATCTCTGCAGCTCACACTAGGTctttgaatgaaatgaaaaaacagcCCTGCTGTTATCAGTGCAGGGCAGAACCAGACGGGAAGCTTGTGGCATTGCTCTGACTAGTGCTGTGCCTCCACGCAGCTGGAGTGTAAtgctgggaggtgctgggtgcCTTCGGCATCTTTCAACTcatccaaaaaagaaaaggaatgtcAAAGCATTCCCCATTTCCCTGGAGGTATTCCGCACCCCAGATTACTCATCCATGGCTGGGCAACATGGCTCCTTGCAGCTGACCTCTCCCTCTGTGCTGTCAGTCGGACTGACTCAGATTTTTTTaggcagcagctttcctggCATCACTGTAGATTTCCATCAGTTCAATGCAGGAGCTGCTTGCACCTCACCCACTGGCTTCTCAGAGCCCAGGTTCAAGCATTTAGGGCTTGcgcagcagaaacagaaagggcAATACCGCAGGGTCTCCACCAGCTTCTGCCCCAGGCAGATAAGAACAGCGCTTTTGTAAATTGACCTGTGCAGACAAAGCTACAGTgttgttagaaaaataaacagccatggtgttagaaaaataaatatctttgtaGAAGCTCCAGAAGCACCAAAGGAATGGAACATATGAAGAGAATAATAGcctaatattattattattactgtcattattattgttttttacTGTGCCTGGACTCCCCAGCCTCCCTCTAGGACTGGAAcggctgtgctgggcactggaaATGTGTGAAATGAAGAGACAGCCTGTGCTTTTAAAGGGTTCCCTGTCTAAGCACCAgagtggaaagaaaggaaaggaagggtcGTAGAGGGAAGTACCACTGAAATGCTAATGTTAGGGGATGAGTTTCAAGACTCAACTGTGAACCAGTAAGGACATTCTTGGGCACACAAGGGACAAGGTAGGATACAGCATCATCCTCACATCATAAGAAATTCTTCCCTAatgaattttttcttcctcagaagcCAAATACAGCATCTGAAATTTCTATTCAAAGATGCAAAGGGGACTGAAGCCCCCAGATGATGCTAACTTTCTGCAGGAGTCAAACTCCTCATTGCTTTTATCCAGAGAGGGCTGCATTATCGCTCTCTGCTTCACAACTCCACTTTTGCTGTCTTCACAGCACATCATCTTTTTCACTGTCTGAATATTGCCTTTCTTGGAGAGACAGTATCcatttggggggtggggatgagacaaatattgaaaaaaaaccacccaaacccaacaaccaaagCAAGAGCAGCTGTTTGATTTTGCTGAGACACTAGCAGCATTTGCAGAAGTCCCTGAGGAAATGGCTGAGTGGGCTTGAATCAGACAAAGCAGTCCAAGGAGAATGGACTTCATCAGCCTGGCCTGGCTGTTCATAACAAGGCAAGGACACAGCACATGCtccaggggaagaaaaagtttgCATGGCTGCTGTTGCCTCCGGGGCTGTGCATTGAGAGGGCAGCCTGTAGCAGATGGCAATACCATGAATGGACCTTTGCAGTCCTGCACAGAGAACCACATCTCAGGCTGCCTCATCTGGTATGTCACTGCTTAATATATCCCTGTCATTCCTCTGGCTATTGACATGTaaagtgttttgggttttttttagcatttatcGTCAAATGTATGAAGATTAcagggagaacagaaaaaaagccaatgaAAGATTACTCTCAGAGATATGAGAAAAACTGATCTTTCCtcttaaaagcagtatttcacaGCCTAATCAGAAACCAGTACCCAGAACACTTGTAATTCTCTTATAAAAACAGCCCAAGACCACTCTCTAAGCCGCCCCAGAAAAGACAAACATAGTATCATTTTGATCATAGTTAATAAAAGCCTTTGCCAAGGTGGCAGGAACCAAGAGGCAAGTCTGGAGATCATTACAGGGGCCCAAGGTCCAAGGGTATAAAGCagttttttatgcttttgttgCTACCAGGTGTCATGGGACAGCTGTATGGAAGGACATGTGTTCTACCTGTGGCTGGGGTTTCTGTGAAAGAGAGAGGGAATTCAGATTAGAGTAACGGCAAAAAAACTTCGAAACTGTAACACTGCTCTTCCTCTGCCCTTCTTTGCTGGAACCTTGTAAAGGTGGTGGTAGTACAAATGTCAGAGCCTAGCAGACCACATTTAGTTCCTGAAATTCAGCATCTGCAGGATGAATGTTTCACACAGCATCTTTTCTTAGGACAGCCCCAGTAAAATGTCACAAGAACAGGACTAGCATTGTGCCGCTGCTGAAACATGAGATGCAATATAGCTCATTCCCCTGTGTCAATTCAGTCTGCTTTGGGATATCTATCAATTGTGGGTCCATCTGTTAGTGCTCATTTGTGTCCTATAACCATTTATTCTTTGAGAAATTATCTGTATATAGCTAAgagtgtgggggtttttttcttggagatTGGAAATAGTGGGGTTTCTTACTGTGTTTAACCTCTTATTTTTCTAATCTACCTTCAGGTATCTCCATGCCTATACCTGTCTTTGGACTACAAGATGACTCCAAAGTGTTTAAGAAAGGCAGCTGCTTACTTGTGGATGACAATTTTGTCTTAGTAGGCTCTTTTGTGGCATTCTTCATCCCTCTAACCATCATGGTGGTCACCTACTTTTTAACTATCAAGTCGCTGCAGAAGGAAGCTATGCTATGCGTGAATGACATTGGCCCAAAGACCAAGTTTGCTTCATTTAGCTTCCTCCCTCAGAGCTCCCTGTCCTCAGAGAAACTCTTCCAGCGCTCTTTGAACAGAGAAGTGGGGACTTCTGGGAGGAGAACCATGCAATCCATCAGCAACGAGCAGAAGGCTTCCAAGGTTCTTGGCATtgtcttctttctgtttgttgtgATGTGGTGCCCGTTTTTCATCACCAATGTGATGGCCGTGATTTGCAAGGAGTCATGCAATGAAGAAGTCGTTGGAGGACTACTTAATGTATTTGTTTGGATTGGCTACCTTTCTTCAGCTGTCAACCCACTTGTATATACGTTGTTCAATAAAACCTACCGTTCAGCTTTCTCTCGTTACATTCAGTGTCGCTACAAGGAGGAGAAGAAACCTTTCCAGCTGATTTTAGTGAACACTATCCCAGCACTTGCATATAATTCGAGCCAGCTCCAGCTAGCACAAATGAAGAGTTtgaaaaaagaggcaaaaatgaTGGCTAAGGATTATTCAATGGTCACGATAGGAATACATCATTTGGATGGTACCTCCAAGGGAATTATCAGCCCTGCAAATGAAAAGGTTAGCGGTGTTTGACGGTCAGCAGCTGCCATGACAACCACCATGTGTACGCTGAAAATTTCACCTGGTTGTGAGAAGCTCTGATAGCTTAGGAAAATCAGCCCTGTTCAAGAGACCCTCCAATAACATCACATACTCCTCATATTATCCTGTGGTTGAAAAGCAGGGATGAAATGGTATCaaatgtgcaattttttttcatacagtacTTTGGCTATTTTAAGCACAGGCTttattaaacttatttttttaatattctaaaGGAtatatttcttaaagaaaaaaaatgcaatttctggTATTATAACATGAGCTGTGAAGAAACCTAcgcatttcttttctctttgcaaatgaAAGCTAAGCTTTGATGTTCTTGCAGAGTTGGCTCCAGCTAGTTTGTCTTGCTACAATGGAATTTTGTTATCATCAACTGAATGAGCActttacagaattttaaataaaatgatgGTTAATTTgctaatatatatttaaaataaattttaatgtattaaagaaaaatctattaaaacCTGTAGAGATTAATTATATGGACATTTTGGTAACAGTGTTTTTATGGCtatatttttcctctgagtAACCATTCTGAAATGTTACTGGGCTTTTCTGCCATTCATTCTATAGTGCGAATTAGCAAACTTCAAAGGTAAATTATACTTGAATGATTCTTTGTTTCCTCCACCACTCATAATCTTTATTTCATGTCTTGTGCTTTATCTCCATTCAAGAAGTTTCATCTGTTCAGCTTAAAACTTAAAAGTAatcttttcaaaagtaattattGGGCTTGattccctgctccttcccactgAAGTTGGCAGGGAAGTGAAGTGAGAGAAGAGTGGAAAATCAGGCACAACATTGCTGAATGATTTCAGGAACAATTCCACATCCATGCCTCTGATTCCAACAGAGTCTGATTTAAGTAATGTCAGAGGAAATTTTGAATGAGTAAAGCCTTCAGTAAAAGGTTGCAGCAGAACCTCGTCATTTCTCTTCGGTTACAAAAGCTGTTATAAAAAATgtccttctggttttgttttagtgCTTGTAGAGCCAGAATTATAAGAAAACTTTTAGTTGCTCCAAATTGTTTTCCATAATTTCACTGTTTCACTGTTATGGTAGATTGCTCAGGAACAGTAGGTATCTTGCACTATTAGGACTTAGCCTTAACGAAATATGTATGGACAAATGGAACCCACTTGAAAAATAACAGGACTTATAAGCGACACTGTATTTCACCTACATAGCTCCAAGGGCACAATACATTACATAAAGAATGTCAAATACATTGCTTGACAGGAATGCCTAGTCATGAAATTGCTTCCTTTTGGGCATCATAGACCATTTCACCAAAGCCAGTGAGACTCTGCTGGAGAGCAGAAATATAAGTGTCGCATTCACCTGCAAAATCTAGATCCAAGCATTTGATTAATTCCATGAATTTTGCAGCCACAATCATCAGAAGCAGGATGCATTCCAGTTTCAGATCCTGtccactctgaaaaaaaacactgcCTGGCCCAGATGCCAAACCCTAATGCCCTCATGAGTCCTTCTCTTGAAATTGTTCAGTTTTTAGAGACCCATTAAATCTCCACTAAGACAGAGcaagagagagacagggagaaaCTGAATCTGATTCTAGGCTACCAGCTGGGGGTCTTTGGAAGAGGAAGACTTTTAGCTTAAAATACTGATCTGTGGTAGAAAAGGATTTAAAACTTGGCTAGGTATTTGGTTGATTTCCAAGAAACGgcttttattgttcttttgcCAGTATGATAATTAAATCTGCCAGTTCTATGAGCCATTTCCTCCAATGTGAAATAGGTCAGAGCCACCATGCGCAGGTCACAGGAGCTCTTCATGCACATGGGGACACTGACTGGGTCCACAGCCTTCAGACTCCACACCTGGGTCAAAGTGTCATGTTGCAGCAATGCCATGTATGTCATCCATCACCTTGTGGCCATTAATGGTTTTCCCCCCAAAACTGGGAATTTAGGATCACCTGATAAATCAAGTGGTACAAATGCTGTGTTCACTAAGGTAGTTTATATGGTCACTGTAGCTCTGGGTACACTTattcaccacaaaaaaaaaaaaaaaacaaaaaaaaaacaaaaaaaaaaacaacaacaacaaaacctgaacagcttcagcagaagaaaaaatggacTCACTGCTCCTGCCTTCCTACGCACACCCTGCTCCCACTGTGCAGTGTGAGGCATGGGCACAGAAGGGATTTCAGGGAGAATCTGCTAAATGCAGCTGTGCATGAGGACCACTGTAGTAGTAGGTGGGAGCAGTGACTTTCCACTGTTTCCTGACAAGTTTGATACAGACCCTAAATCAGGGTGTTTGAGCTAAGACAACAGTCAGATTGAACCATACAGGGCACCCAGGCAAGGGATGAAGCACTGATGGAGCACAAGTGGTCCAAGGCATCCCGTGAAACAGGGTATTCAGGTACTTCCTGATGTCCAAATGTCTCCACTCCATAACTGGTGAGATGGTTTTGAGGATTCACCCTTGGGAACAAGCACCCCAGGCAAGAAGTAGGCAGTAATAAAACCAAAGGTCTTTTGAAAGTAGAGGTCTGAGGATCAGGATCTGCCACCATACCAGATTGCCTTCATATGATGAATACTGACACAGGATCGAAGGTCTCTAACCCTGCCTGCAAGGGGAAAGGAAGTACCGGTGCTTCTACCAGTGGAGGGAATTGCCACATTTTGTGTAGTTTGTGTCCATCTTGACGCAAGTGTCTCTGGGcttgcaagagaaaaaagcaaacaggacAGATGGCTCGGGTCCTATTACCCATTTGTGCCAGAGAGCTGAGCCTGCCTGCATGCTGTACGATATATACGGCACCCTGCATTTCTCTGAACTCAATTCCTCCCAAAACTCCCAAGAATCTGGTTGCTGGTCTGCGCAGTCTTCTTCACCAGCTTGCACTTGATAAACTGTTACTGGGCATTTAACGTCCATCGCTTATGCTCTGTTTACTGTCTGCATTTCACCCACATGGCACAGCAAATCATCCCCCCgtttctctttcatttcacCTTCTGTTCCTCTTTCACAATGTCAAATTGCTCAGGTTGCAAATACTGACAGGGAATGTTTCACTACAGAGAGGGTTTCAATTACTTGCTTGATATTTCATTAGAAGATGACtctgaacaatattttttttccagcttattaaaataaaatctatgttTTGGACCTAAGAGACTTGACAGAATTTCTTTAATTGACAGGTGGAGGTAACATAACACTTATTTTTTGCTTAGAAGCATGGATATCTGCTGCCTgacattttaattctgtaagCACTCAGATCAGTGGTTTTATTGAGTGACCAGCAGCTTTTACCTAAGAAGCCTCTCAAAGCCAAGAATGCACAGCAGATAAAGACCAATATTTCCAGCTCCTTATGGACATCTTTGACAGTTTAGTGATGCCTGATTCTGCCACCTTGCACCAAAAtgttaatagattttttttgtgtggtttgcCTTAGTGAGGATGACAGAGTCAGTGCCTATATTTGTTCTACCCACCATGCCAGATCTGCGGGAAGTTGGTCATCAGAACATAGCAATTAACAGAGTCATTACACTGCAGACAGAAGACAAAGTTCAGCTGTTCCGAATGCCATTTTATAGCACTGGGTCCATGCTTGGGATGAACACTACAGTTTAGTATGACCAGCTTCAGAGCAACCCATCTTGCAAAAAAATGTGAGTTTTTTTGTTATGCATCACAATGGAATGgaaatttttgtaattttccaggcaaaaaaaaaagagaagacattCACACAGGCTAGCTCAGAGGTTAGGGCCTTTCCCTGCCTTACAGGAAAAGCATGCTGAGTCAGCTTGTCCTATCTGCATCCAAAAAACCTGCTTtgtttggaaaaatgttttaatcaaCAATTTTTCAAGTAGATTGACATTCTATTACTGTCAagattgcatttgaaaaatatccAAAGACATGAAGCTCACCATGTATCTCCTAAGCTGGTGTGCATCCTTTATACACTTCAGGGTAAAAAATCCTATGTATCTATCCCACCCACCCAGCCATGCACTGTACTTATGTAATTATCGCCAGATGGTGAGATGCATTCTATTTTGAATACCTATATATGTTTGCTTATGTAAATACatagagaaaaatgtttgctgtattttgtaatGTTAATGTAAAATGGTGTTCCAATGCTTTATTGCTTTGTCAGATCCCACTGCTAGTAAAgcagattaaaatatttaaatatttaaatgccaTCAGTTGTTTTATAAACTAGAGGTTTTCCTTAAGgagttgttttggtttggtttcatttctcccATTCATACTCACAGTACGATGTCTGCTGAAGgctaaagtaattttaaatatcttgctggacaaagagaaaaagcacGTCGTAGAATTTAGTTACCTCAGCGAACTGGTTCAAAATAAGCCATCGCAATCATTCTCTTTTGCTAAGGGCTGCCATTCTTCTACTGAAAAGGTATACTCTGGCTAACTACATATGGCTTAAGACATTTCACTCTTAGAAATGATGTATTGCTATAGTAATAAGccaattaaattaatttcactaAGAAGTAGCACTTAAGATTAAAATGAGTAAGCagctgtattgggtttgcatggcaaggtgtTGGTAacaaggggctgcaggggtggcttctgtgagaagcttcCCTGTATCCAAcggagccagtgccagccggctccaagatggacccaccgctggccgAGGCCGAGCCCATCCGTCAGTGATGGGACAGCATATTccagaaggggggaaaaaaccctcagcaactgcagctgaagagaggagtgagagcAGGTGAGAGCAACCGCCCCGCAGCCGCCACGGCAgcgcaggaggggcagggggctccaggcccggagcagaggttccccccagcccgcggTGAAGCCCacgctgaggcaggctgtccccctcagcccggGGAGGCCCACggaggagcagatccccaccggcagcccctggaggccccacgccggagcaggtgggtgcccgagggaggctgtgacccgtgggcagcccacgccggagcagctcctggcagggcctgtggccccgcggggagaggagcccgggctggggcaggtttgctggcggggctggggaccccggggggacccgggctggagccggctgtgcctgaaggacggCACCCGTGGGGGGacccggctggggcaggggagggctgtgaggagccgccctgaggggaaggagcggcagaggcagcgtgtgagggactgaccccgGCCACatgcccggccccggcgctgctgggagcagggagagagagcGGGGGTGAAGTTGGGCCCGGGGacaagggaggggtggggggaaggtggtttaatatttgggtttatttctcattatcctgctCTGATGTGATGGCTAACAAATTAGGCTAATGTCCCCAAGCggagcctgccctgcccgtgAGGGTCACTGCCGAgcgatctctccctgccctcacctCGACCCACCGGCCTTGcgttacattttctctccctgcccagctgaggagggcagcgGCAGAGccgctttggtgggcacctgcgTCCTGCCAGGGTCAGCCCGACACAGCAGCACAAATAAATAGCAGTGCACCGTTGCACAGACATTTATAAGTAACACCCGAGTCACAGAACCGCAGTGCCGCCTATTGGCAGTATTTCCGTTCACAAAGAGTATTAAAATAAgaaacctttttgttttctccattttaaaactaaaatagaTTTATTCCTCCAACTGATCTTACAGCACACATGCTCTTGTTTACAGTTGCAATACACATCGAAGTAGTATGGATGTTAATAAGACATCCTCTCAAAGCCTTGCTTTAATCTTAAGGTTTCATCAAGCTTTATAATGTGTAAAGAAAAGcgtacagaatcacagaatggtcagggttggcTGTTATCAGGAGATCATgttaaagcaggttcacctacagcaagTTCCACAGGATTGCATCTCCAAGGAAAGAGATTCCgcaacctccctgggcagcctattccagtGCTTTGTCACcctcaagggaaagaagtttttcctcatgttcaggtggaacttcttatgctgcagtttgtgcctgttgccccttgtcctgtcactgggcaccactgaaaagagcctggccccgtcctcctgacacCCACCCTTAAGATACTTGCATACACTGATAGATCCCCtcaggcacactgctggctcacaggcaacttgctgcccactggaactcccaggtccttctctgcagagcttctttccagcaggtcagccccagcatgtactggtgcgtggggttgtccctccccaggtgcaggactctacacttgcctttgttgaacttccatgaggttcctctctgcccaactctccagcctgtccaggcctcactgaatggcagcgcagccttctggtgtatcagccactccaTCCAGTTTTGTAGCATCAGCAAACTCGCTGAGGGTACGCTCCAtgccttcatccaggtcactgagTAAGTGTAACAGGACTGGACCtagtactgacccctggggaacaccgctggCTATAGGCCTCCAGTTAGACTCTGCCGCTGATCACAACCTTCTGAGCTCTGACATTCAGCCAGTTAATACAGTTAATACATAgacatatttttcagaagttatcAAACAAAGAGAAACACATTGTTTTAGCTACAAACCTGTGAGGCACCATAGGGTGAAATGTGCCAAATAAGATCCTTGAATTGAAAATCCACTCAGCTTTAAACTCCACTGCACTCAACTACTGCACGCAGGCTCCGGGGTATCATAATTTGTTACGTTCTTTGGAACAGTCCTTGCCAGACTTGCCTGTTTTGACATACTTTGCACTGACCAttgaaagcaaatgcatttaGCTTGCCCTTCTGGCACTTCAAGCCATAAAAGCAAGGACATTTGGAAAAGAAGATATTTGGTCTTCAGATTTATAGTATAATCTTCTGAGGACACTCCTTGAAATATGGCAAAAGGGTCTTTGGAAATTTCATATAATGCAGTGAAGTCCTCTGATATACCTGCAGCTTTGACATGTAAGACCTGGCAAATAGGCACAGCAATCTGAAAGCCTCCTTGATTGAATCTTATTATGTTTGTTGTAATTTAATCACGGACATACCATGCTGTCTGACCCTGAAAACATTGCTAACAACAGTTCTGCAAACCACAATTAATTATGTCCAAAGTTATTTGCCTACACAAGAGCTTAACATTTTTCAGCCAGTTTGAAATCTTCATTTTAGGATAAAGAAAAGCTGGCAAAATCAACAGCCTTACTGAAATTCAGTGTGCCACTTTACATGAGTAAAGTTATCGTATTCTTCATGTTTGCGGGACATCAGCTGGAAGTAGCTGCATGTAAATTGCTTGATTATAGCACCATGAAACAAGTGAAAAGCCATGCAAAGTAAGTGATGGTTATAGTTGTGTTAGTATTTTAACTACCAAATTCCTACCggaatggaaaattaaaaactaatgtAACCAAGGAATTTTAGGTGATTGTGGGGAAAAGTTAGTGTTCATCATGGCCAGGTACTGTAATATTTCAAGCAGTGGactttttggggttttatctTGAATATGCGaagtaatatattttaagtaaGACTGCTTTGCCACCCTGGGTGTGAACAGTGGGCACAGAGAATATGTCCTGGGATCCTTCCTTAGGACATATTAATatagaagctgaaaaaaaatccttttttttttctttttttataaaatctgtATTGACACTGGAGATGTTCGGGAATGATCCTATGTCAGCAGACTTCCTCACCATCATGTGTCAGATCTGCCTCAAATCAAATtgccagtaaaaaaaataatgaaataaaagagaaaaccatACTATTCAACCTATGGATGAATTCTCTGAAAGGAGTCAGCATGCATGTGCATCAGCATAGTCCCTCATCAAAGGCTAAAGAGAATCTAACCGCAAATTGAGACAGAAGGTTCTTGCATGGTGAAAGGACCCCTAGGAGGCAGGAAGTGGGCAAGGCAGAATAATCAGTCTTCACCATGGAGTTGGCACACCAGTGAGTCTTACAGGAGCctccagaaaaaatacatatcaGAAGTGACAGCGTGCATAATGGAGAACTGACTGCAAAGACCACATGATACTCTGTGATGGCTCTGGAAATGGCAGGTGAAATTCCAAGTAGAAAAAGCAAGGTGATgcatttttttgggggaaaaaaaaagaactctaGCTTTACATACAAAATAATATGCTCTAAATTGACCATTACTACATGGGAATGAGATCTTTTGTATTATGgtactatgaaaaaaatgatcagcagtaattaaaaaagtatttaaagataAGCGTAAAGGGtacagagaagagcaacaaggACAATCAAAATTACAAGATGGCTTCCATACAGGTAAATATCTAAATAGATTAGGACTCTTAAAAAATTGGCAATTTCATGAAGCCAAAGAACTCTTTTAACACAGA
It encodes:
- the HTR2A gene encoding 5-hydroxytryptamine receptor 2A; protein product: MDILCDEKSSVNPTVNSLIQINHERRLYRNVYGAGEINISHLFNLTVDSENLTNLSCESNVSPPCYSSLFQLSQKNWPALLTVIVIVLTIAGNILVIMAVSLEKKLQNATNYFLMSLAIADMLLGFLVMPVSMLTILYGYTWPLPTKLCAIWIYLDVLFSTASIMHLCAISLDRYIAIRNPIHHSRFNSRTKAFAKIIAVWTISVGISMPIPVFGLQDDSKVFKKGSCLLVDDNFVLVGSFVAFFIPLTIMVVTYFLTIKSLQKEAMLCVNDIGPKTKFASFSFLPQSSLSSEKLFQRSLNREVGTSGRRTMQSISNEQKASKVLGIVFFLFVVMWCPFFITNVMAVICKESCNEEVVGGLLNVFVWIGYLSSAVNPLVYTLFNKTYRSAFSRYIQCRYKEEKKPFQLILVNTIPALAYNSSQLQLAQMKSLKKEAKMMAKDYSMVTIGIHHLDGTSKGIISPANEKVSGV